The Saprospiraceae bacterium genome includes a window with the following:
- a CDS encoding group III truncated hemoglobin codes for MKKKDIVNRADIEILVNNFYDKVMKDDLIGLMFDHVDWTKHLPLMYDFWDNVLFHTGNYTGNPMGKHMIAHARNPMTAVHFDRWLLLFFETVDEGYSGNNTQLIKERAKSIATIMQIKLFGNELILK; via the coding sequence ATGAAGAAAAAAGATATTGTTAATCGAGCCGATATAGAAATACTTGTCAACAATTTTTATGACAAAGTCATGAAGGATGATCTGATAGGTCTTATGTTTGATCATGTAGACTGGACAAAACACTTGCCTTTGATGTATGATTTTTGGGACAATGTACTTTTTCACACAGGCAATTATACCGGCAATCCCATGGGAAAGCACATGATAGCTCATGCCCGAAACCCTATGACGGCTGTTCATTTTGACAGATGGTTACTGCTCTTTTTTGAAACTGTAGACGAAGGTTATTCCGGCAACAATACACAATTGATCAAGGAAAGGGCCAAGAGCATTGCTACCATCATGCAGATTAAGTTATTTGGTAACGAATTAATTTTAAAATAA
- a CDS encoding cytochrome c, which yields MLSKSQARTFFLGGTIVSFAVFLGLSWHSLSTEVPKQTNEENLTPEVVRGKQLWESNNCMGCHTILGEGAYYAPELTRVIDRRGDAYVKTVLISKVPWAPRGRKMVAYAFPEDQANDLVAFFKWINEVDLNGFPPKPKYKMTQNTDSK from the coding sequence ATGTTATCAAAAAGTCAGGCAAGAACATTTTTTCTTGGAGGCACTATTGTGTCTTTTGCTGTTTTTCTTGGATTGTCATGGCATAGTTTAAGTACTGAAGTGCCAAAACAAACCAATGAAGAAAATTTAACTCCGGAAGTTGTCAGAGGCAAACAATTGTGGGAGAGTAACAACTGTATGGGGTGTCATACTATTCTTGGTGAGGGTGCGTACTATGCGCCGGAACTTACACGTGTTATTGACAGGAGAGGTGATGCTTATGTCAAGACGGTACTAATATCTAAAGTACCTTGGGCCCCAAGGGGTCGCAAGATGGTCGCCTATGCATTTCCAGAAGATCAGGCCAACGACCTTGTGGCTTTCTTTAAATGGATTAATGAAGTGGATTTAAATGGTTTCCCACCAAAACCAAAATATAAGATGACACAAAATACTGATTCTAAATAA
- a CDS encoding cbb3-type cytochrome c oxidase subunit I: MKYKSQKVAYWFFALSMLLLSLQIIYGFIMGFAHMGYDNLHDFIPFNTARAVHTNLLVVWLLSGFMGAAYYIIPEEAENELVSVKWAYIQLISLAVVGVVAIIGYHFNYWEGRKFLEIPRPLDYLVVVNVLLFLGLILATLFKGKKRTTTSLVLTMGLFFAALLYLPGMIWFDNQTMDSFFRWWVVHLWVEGVWELIMGGILAFLLIKITGVDREVIEKWLYVIVGLTFISGILGTGHHYYYIGTPRYWLIIGGIFSALEPLAFLGMALFAIAMYRKGEKKHPNKIALMWTLGTAIVSFVGAGLLGLAHTLPQVNMWTHGTLVTAMHGHLAFWGAYGMIVLAIISYTMPNMTGRKFYDSNNGLMAFWLSNIGMIGMTTAFAAAGVAQVYLERIMGMDFGEAQKEIEVHFMILVLCASLFTVGIVYFIYEFIKYGRPTDEALEPHQ; encoded by the coding sequence ATGAAATATAAATCACAAAAAGTTGCATACTGGTTTTTTGCACTTTCCATGTTATTGTTGTCTCTTCAGATTATATATGGGTTTATAATGGGATTTGCTCATATGGGATACGACAATCTTCATGATTTCATACCATTTAACACAGCACGTGCTGTACATACCAACCTTCTCGTGGTTTGGTTACTATCAGGGTTTATGGGTGCCGCCTATTACATCATACCGGAAGAGGCTGAAAATGAATTGGTGAGTGTAAAGTGGGCCTATATCCAGCTTATATCTTTGGCCGTAGTCGGAGTAGTTGCGATCATAGGATATCATTTCAATTACTGGGAAGGTCGAAAATTTTTGGAGATACCAAGACCTTTGGATTATTTAGTCGTAGTCAATGTTCTCCTATTTCTCGGCTTGATTCTGGCAACTCTTTTCAAAGGTAAAAAAAGAACCACTACTTCTTTGGTACTCACCATGGGATTGTTTTTCGCTGCCTTACTGTACCTCCCGGGTATGATATGGTTTGACAATCAGACTATGGATTCATTCTTCAGATGGTGGGTAGTGCATCTTTGGGTAGAAGGTGTATGGGAACTTATCATGGGTGGTATTTTGGCATTCTTGCTGATAAAAATTACAGGAGTGGACAGAGAAGTAATCGAAAAATGGCTTTATGTCATCGTCGGTTTGACATTCATCTCAGGTATATTGGGTACAGGTCACCATTATTACTATATAGGCACACCAAGGTATTGGCTGATCATCGGAGGTATATTTTCTGCTTTAGAACCATTGGCATTTTTAGGAATGGCACTTTTTGCCATAGCTATGTACCGCAAGGGTGAAAAGAAACATCCTAATAAAATCGCATTAATGTGGACGCTGGGTACAGCCATAGTTTCATTTGTAGGAGCAGGATTACTTGGATTGGCGCATACACTTCCACAAGTCAATATGTGGACACATGGCACCCTTGTCACTGCTATGCATGGGCACCTGGCGTTCTGGGGAGCCTATGGCATGATTGTGCTGGCCATCATTTCTTATACTATGCCCAATATGACCGGTCGCAAATTTTATGACTCTAATAACGGGTTGATGGCATTTTGGCTGTCAAACATCGGAATGATAGGTATGACCACCGCTTTTGCAGCAGCAGGTGTGGCGCAGGTGTATCTGGAAAGGATCATGGGTATGGATTTCGGAGAGGCTCAAAAGGAAATTGAGGTTCACTTTATGATTCTGGTATTGTGCGCATCGCTGTTTACAGTAGGCATTGTATATTTTATATATGAATTTATAAAGTATGGCCGACCTACAGACGAAGCTTTAGAACCACATCAATAA
- a CDS encoding CbbQ/NirQ/NorQ/GpvN family protein yields the protein MVLEETLPKTKAPYYKQTGKELEIFDKVWANRLPLLLKGPTGSGKSRFVEYIAHQYQIPLITVSCHEETSATDLIGRFIIKGAETVWIDGPLTIAVKSGSIMYLDEIAEARPDVIVAIHSLTDHRRQLYIDKLGQTIEAHENFLLIASFNPGYQRGFKELKPSTRQRFVSIPFNYPENKLESEILSNETGIDTATANKLVNIGTKIRNLRELGLTETASTRLLVDAAKLIVSGLPKRLSVRHAIIEPLTDDPDISQALADVCDLLI from the coding sequence ATGGTATTAGAAGAAACTTTGCCCAAAACAAAGGCACCATATTACAAACAAACAGGAAAAGAACTTGAAATTTTTGACAAAGTGTGGGCCAACAGGTTACCATTGTTGTTAAAAGGCCCGACCGGCAGTGGAAAGTCTAGATTTGTCGAATATATAGCTCATCAATATCAAATACCGTTGATTACCGTGAGCTGCCATGAAGAAACTTCAGCTACTGACCTTATAGGAAGGTTTATCATAAAAGGAGCTGAAACTGTATGGATAGATGGACCATTGACCATTGCTGTCAAGAGCGGATCTATTATGTATTTGGATGAAATTGCCGAAGCCCGTCCGGATGTCATTGTAGCAATCCATTCTTTGACTGATCACAGAAGGCAGTTGTACATTGATAAATTAGGTCAGACAATTGAAGCACATGAAAATTTTTTGCTGATAGCTTCATTTAATCCCGGATACCAGCGAGGATTTAAAGAATTAAAACCATCCACGAGGCAGAGATTCGTTTCTATACCTTTTAATTATCCTGAAAACAAATTGGAATCAGAGATACTCAGCAATGAGACGGGTATTGATACTGCTACAGCAAATAAGTTGGTCAATATCGGTACCAAAATAAGAAATCTTAGAGAATTAGGGTTGACAGAAACGGCGTCTACCAGGTTACTTGTTGATGCGGCTAAACTTATAGTCAGTGGATTGCCTAAAAGACTTTCCGTAAGGCATGCGATCATAGAACCACTCACTGATGATCCGGATATTTCCCAAGCTCTGGCAGATGTTTGTGATTTGCTGATATAG
- a CDS encoding VWA domain-containing protein encodes MDLDEILFTKFSKYFKKRNKEKDPLSYRRVYLQDIISKLTLISRAFTGNNIEIFPAEMEGGYKDLNFFLPKSMDIFEDPKDNLKFYFFRVVYLTIQQKESLNWSKDDIDPDLVTSRIKAKEASIQVLHIMEKDYPQVMDIYQNMFSFLVNNTKDHDLPLYWLYGKWMKNSISADGTKSENGIPAAYTKPESIKPETILKARAVEEIKSIQVDKKQQEDYVLTHNFEKVETAEEFDGTWRDFDGDDDLQDHQEALEELSMKLTVRVDDQVHSVYQADFIENTSIAESSDKTDHHSFVSLPEWDYRSKSYKKDYCKVFPTFCMEKNAAYYTTTIKEYGKELTAMRKMLTNYNNKRKQLRRQTDGQEFDLDAITDLYADVHSGKTPSDRIYLSSQKKEKDLSILLLLDSSLSSDGYAAGNRVIDVEKQVSIIFGEILNEFYVDFSVADFHSSTRNFITYRTLKDFDESWNSGKMNIGASQPSGYTRIGGALRYATALLNNRQTSNKWIILLSDGKPNDYDKYEGKYGIQDVKQALREANESHVNSYALAIEAQAKYYLPQMFGQNHYQILSSPQELISSMVRLFEKINHG; translated from the coding sequence ATGGATCTGGACGAAATTCTTTTTACCAAATTTTCAAAATATTTCAAGAAAAGAAATAAAGAGAAAGATCCGTTATCGTACAGAAGGGTCTATCTTCAGGATATCATTTCAAAACTGACCCTTATATCGAGGGCTTTTACAGGAAATAACATTGAAATATTTCCGGCAGAAATGGAAGGTGGTTATAAAGACCTTAACTTTTTTCTTCCCAAGTCCATGGACATCTTTGAAGACCCAAAAGATAACCTGAAGTTTTATTTTTTCAGGGTAGTCTATCTGACCATACAGCAAAAAGAATCATTAAACTGGTCGAAAGATGATATCGATCCCGATCTGGTCACATCAAGAATCAAAGCAAAGGAAGCATCCATACAAGTGCTTCATATTATGGAAAAAGACTACCCGCAAGTGATGGACATTTACCAGAACATGTTTTCATTTCTAGTCAATAATACAAAAGATCATGACCTCCCTTTGTATTGGCTTTATGGCAAATGGATGAAAAACAGCATATCTGCTGATGGGACAAAATCAGAAAATGGTATACCTGCAGCTTATACAAAACCTGAATCTATAAAGCCTGAAACTATCCTTAAAGCAAGGGCTGTTGAGGAAATCAAAAGCATTCAGGTGGACAAAAAACAACAGGAAGACTATGTACTTACCCACAATTTTGAAAAAGTGGAAACGGCGGAAGAGTTTGATGGTACTTGGAGGGATTTTGATGGAGATGACGACCTTCAGGATCATCAGGAAGCCTTGGAAGAGTTAAGTATGAAACTTACAGTAAGGGTTGATGATCAGGTACATTCGGTCTATCAGGCAGACTTTATTGAGAATACTTCCATCGCAGAAAGCTCTGACAAAACCGACCATCATAGCTTTGTTTCATTACCGGAATGGGATTACAGATCCAAGTCCTATAAAAAAGACTACTGTAAGGTATTTCCTACTTTTTGCATGGAGAAAAATGCAGCATACTACACTACTACTATTAAAGAGTATGGCAAGGAACTCACAGCAATGCGCAAAATGCTCACAAATTACAATAATAAAAGAAAACAATTAAGGCGGCAGACCGATGGACAGGAATTTGATTTAGACGCAATAACTGATCTTTATGCTGATGTTCATTCAGGCAAAACACCTTCTGATCGTATTTATTTATCATCTCAAAAGAAAGAAAAGGATCTTTCAATCCTGCTATTGCTGGATAGTAGTTTGTCGAGTGATGGCTATGCTGCAGGAAACAGAGTCATTGATGTGGAAAAACAGGTATCTATTATTTTTGGAGAAATATTGAATGAATTTTATGTTGATTTTTCAGTTGCTGATTTCCACTCATCTACCAGAAACTTTATTACATATCGCACTTTAAAGGATTTTGATGAATCATGGAATAGTGGCAAAATGAATATCGGGGCATCACAACCATCAGGATATACTCGAATAGGAGGAGCACTGAGATATGCAACTGCGCTCCTCAATAATCGACAAACTTCCAATAAATGGATCATTCTGCTGTCGGATGGAAAACCCAATGATTATGACAAATATGAAGGAAAATATGGTATTCAGGATGTAAAACAAGCTCTGCGTGAAGCCAATGAGTCTCATGTCAATTCGTATGCTCTGGCTATAGAAGCACAGGCTAAATACTATTTACCTCAAATGTTTGGACAAAACCATTACCAGATACTTTCATCACCCCAGGAATTAATTTCTTCCATGGTAAGATTGTTTGAAAAAATTAACCATGGATAG